The Sphingorhabdus lutea genome segment AGGACGCGGCCGCGTCTAGTGCAAGTTTATAAGAAAGCGAACCAAAACCCGAAATTGTTCCTTTTGCAGCCTTTCCCACAAAGGATTTTTCGCGAAAATCCTCCCTTGCAATGGGATTGGACAAATGAACTTCAATCACAGGAATATTTATTGCCTTTATCGCATCATATAATGCGATTGAAACATGGGTTAAGGCACCGGCATTTAACAACACCGATTTTGCACCGCTTGCTGCTGCCTCATGTAACCAATCGACCAAATGCCCTTCATGATTTGATTGGCGAAAATCAATTTCATATCCCAAATCACGGGCATGATCGTCCAACATGGCGGCAATATCATCCAAAGTTTCATCGCCATAAATTTCCGGTTCCC includes the following:
- the aroQ gene encoding type II 3-dehydroquinate dehydratase, with translation MSMTIFVINGPNLNLLGMREPEIYGDETLDDIAAMLDDHARDLGYEIDFRQSNHEGHLVDWLHEAAASGAKSVLLNAGALTHVSIALYDAIKAINIPVIEVHLSNPIAREDFREKSFVGKAAKGTISGFGSLSYKLALDAAASL